In Brachionichthys hirsutus isolate HB-005 chromosome 5, CSIRO-AGI_Bhir_v1, whole genome shotgun sequence, a single genomic region encodes these proteins:
- the cat gene encoding catalase: protein MAENRDNSTDQMKLWKASRATQKADRLTTGGGHPVGDKLNLQTAGSRGPLLVQDVVFTDEMAHFDRERIPERVVHAKGAGAFGYFQVTHDVTRYCKAKVFEHIGKSTPVAVRFSTVAGESGSADTVRDPRGFAVKFYTEDGNWDLTGNNTPIFFIKDAMLFPSFIHTQKRNPQTHMKDPDMVWDFWSLRPESLHQVSFLFSDRGLPDGFRHMNGYGSHTFKMVNAADECFYCKFHYKTDQGIKNLPVDEAERLAATNPDYAIGDLFNAIASGNHPSWTMSIQIMTFDQAEKYQFNPFDLTKIWPHKDYPLIPVGKLVLNRNPTNYFVEVEQMAFDPSNMPPGIEPSPDKMLQGRLFSYPDTHRHRLGANYLQIPVNCPYRTRVANYQRDGPMCLSDNQGGAPNYFPNSFSAPEAQPGFMESKFKVLPDVARYNTSDEDNVTQVRDFYTRVLNEEQQQRLCQNLAGSLKGAQLFIQKRMVETLKAVHPGYASRVQACLDQHNKEAKKKPNLHVYTRPGAPTLTASSKM, encoded by the exons ATGGCGGAAAACAGAGATAATTCAACCGACCAGATGAAGCTGTGGAAGGCGAGCAGAGCCACGCAG AAAGCGGACCGTCtcaccacggggggggggcatcctgtgGGAGACAAGCTGAACCTGCAGACTGCGGGCTCCAGGGGCCCCCTGCTGGTCCAGGATGTCGTCTTTACTGATGAGATGGCTCACTTTGACCGGGAGCGGATCCCGGAGAGAGTGGTTCATGCCAAAGGAGCAG GTGCGTTCGGCTACTTCCAGGTGACTCACGACGTCACGCGTTACTGCAAGGCCAAGGTGTTCGAGCACATCGGCAAGTCGACGCCCGTCGCCGTGCGCTTCTCCACCGTAG CCGGTGAATCTGGATCAGCAGACACGGTGAGAGACCCCCGAGGCTTCGCAGTCAAGTTCTACACGGAGGACGGCAACTGGGACCTGACGGGCAACAACacgcccattttcttcatcaaagACGCCATGCTG TTCCCGTCCTTCATCCACACTCAGAAGCGCAACCCCCAGACGCACATGAAAGACCCTGACATGGTGTGGGACTTCTGGAGCCTGAGGCCCGAGTCTCTCCACCAG GTGTCCTTCCTGTTTAGTGACAGAGGTTTGCCCGATGGCTTCCGTCACATGAATGGCTACGGCTCTCACACCTTCAAGATGGTCAACGCGGCCGACGAGTGTTTCTACTGCAAGTTTCACTACAAG ACGGATCAGGGTATAAAGAATCTGCCCGTCGACGAGGCGGAGCGCCTGGCTGCAACCAACCCAGATTATGCCATTGGAGACTTGTTCAACGCCATCGCCAGCGGCAACCACCCATCATGGACCATGTCCATCCAGATCATGACCTTCGATCAGGCCGAGAAGTACCAGTTCAACCCGTTTGATTTGACCAAG ATTTGGCCGCATAAGGACTACCCTCTGATTCCTGTGGGCAAGCTGGTGCTCAACAGAAACCCCACCAACTACTTCGTAGAGGTGGAGCAGATGGCCTTCGACCCCAGCAACATGCCTCCTGGCATCGAGCCCAGCCCCGACAAGATGCTGCAG GGCCGGCTCTTCTCCTACCCCGACACGCACAGACACCGGCTCGGAGCCAACTACCTGCAGATCCCCGTCAACTGCCCCTACAGGACCCGCGTGGCCAACTACCAGCGCGACGGGCCCATGTGCCTTTCTGACAACCAAG GTGGTGCCCCAAACTACTTCCCCAACAGCTTCAGTGCCCCAGAGGCCCAGCCGGGGTTCATGGAGTCCAAGTTCAAGGTGCTTCCAGACGTGGCGCGTTACAACACCTCGGATGAGGACAACGTCACGCAG GTCCGGGACTTCTACACTCGGGTGCTGaacgaggagcagcagcagagactctGCCAGAACTTGGCCGGATCCCTGAAGGGGGCGCAGCTGTTCATTCAGAAGCGCATG GTGGAGACGCTGAAGGCCGTCCATCCGGGCTACGCCAGCAGGGTTCAGGCCTGTCTGGACCAACACAACAAGGAGGCCAAAAAG AAACCCAACCTCCACGTTTACACCCGCCCAGGAGCCCCGACATTGACCGCATCCTCAAAGATGTAA